The Paenibacillus sp. G2S3 region AGGATGCAGGAGGTAAATAAACATGGACGATAACAAAAACAACAACTTTAATCGTGACAATGGACCAGCACCAGATCGGGATTGGGACAATAATAACCATAATAGCAATAATAATCAGGCATCCGAATCCGGATCATCATACTACTATTCTTATGGACCTTTTAAATCATTGAACAAAGATGATAATCATGCAGACGGAAGTGCTCAGCATTACAACCGGATGGAGCCGGAGCGGGTCGAGGTTACACCTCCACAGCCTGTAAAACAACTCCCATATAACAGTTCATATCGCAGTACAGGCTTCGATGGTAATGGCGGTGGACGAGGTGGAAACGGCGGAGGCGGCTCTGAAGGTGGCGGTGGCTGGCAATTTAATAAAAAGCCAAAAAGCTCAGTTAAAACCATATTTGTTTCCTTCTTAGCGGGTATGGTTGTTCTCTCAGGTTCTATGTTCATGGCAGATCGAGGCAACTGGTTCACAGGGGATACAGCTTCAACTGTCGCTAGCTCAGAATCGAATGGAACGGCGAAGACGACGAATGAGAGTGCTAGTACAACACCTAATACTACCACTACATCATTGGTGAAAGGATCTCGTGATGTGACTGGCGTAGTTGATGCGGTTGGACCAGCAGTCGTCAAGATTGAGACGCTAGTGAAATCCGGTTCACGTAATGGAAGTTCCTCCAGTCCGAATTTGAGTGATCCGTTTTCTCAATTCTTTTTCGGAGATCAATACGGTGGAAGTGGTTCTTCACAAAATGAGCAGGACTCGAAGTCAGGTTCAAACTCTTCATCGCAGCTCATCCCTTATGGAATTGGAACAGGCTTCATTTATGAGAAATCCGGATATATTTTGACGAATCAGCACGTTATTGAAAATGCCGATGTCATCCAAGTTACAGTGGATGGCGTGACCAAACCATACGAAGCAAAATTGCTAGGCTCTAGTAAAGATCTGGATTTGGCAGTATTGAAGATTGAAGGTGATAGTGATTTCCCTACAGTTGCTCTGGGAGATTCGGATAGCTTGAAAGTAGGTTCAGAAGTGGTTGCTATCGGTAACCCACAAGGCTTCGACCATACAGTAACCTCTGGTGTTCTTAGTGCAAAAGGACGCAGCATCGATATCAACGAAGAAGACGGTAGTGGAACACGCAACTACAAAAACCTGCTGCAAACGGATGCTTCTATCAACCCTGGTAACTCCGGTGGTCCGCTGCTCAATATGAATGGACAGGTAATTGGTATGAACGTAGCTGTTAGCACAGATTCCCAAGGTATAGGTTTTGCTATCGCT contains the following coding sequences:
- a CDS encoding trypsin-like peptidase domain-containing protein; this translates as MDDNKNNNFNRDNGPAPDRDWDNNNHNSNNNQASESGSSYYYSYGPFKSLNKDDNHADGSAQHYNRMEPERVEVTPPQPVKQLPYNSSYRSTGFDGNGGGRGGNGGGGSEGGGGWQFNKKPKSSVKTIFVSFLAGMVVLSGSMFMADRGNWFTGDTASTVASSESNGTAKTTNESASTTPNTTTTSLVKGSRDVTGVVDAVGPAVVKIETLVKSGSRNGSSSSPNLSDPFSQFFFGDQYGGSGSSQNEQDSKSGSNSSSQLIPYGIGTGFIYEKSGYILTNQHVIENADVIQVTVDGVTKPYEAKLLGSSKDLDLAVLKIEGDSDFPTVALGDSDSLKVGSEVVAIGNPQGFDHTVTSGVLSAKGRSIDINEEDGSGTRNYKNLLQTDASINPGNSGGPLLNMNGQVIGMNVAVSTDSQGIGFAIAVNTIKEVVDKLEANQAIPKEPVPFIGATLMTITDEVAKQMGTDIKEGSVVADIIFKSPAYAADLRPYDIITGANGTKYATNQDLIAFIQTLKVGDKVTLNVVRDGKNMDLSVTIGNKNDFDTTTGQSQQQ